In candidate division KSB1 bacterium, the following proteins share a genomic window:
- the mraY gene encoding phospho-N-acetylmuramoyl-pentapeptide-transferase: MFYHLLYPLKTYISGLNLFGYITFRSASAAILALLISFFIGPRIIRELRRRQIGEKIRADGPETHQKKAGTPTMGGIIVLFAVLIPTLCFARLDNLYVWLILLATIWMGLVGFLDDYLKVVKKKPKGLIGRYKLVGQVTLGLIIGSMLYFHPAFAIERAASTVPFFKNVMVYWGIFYIPLVIFILTGTSNAVNLTDGLDGLAIGLVGISAMAWAAISYITGRVDFSNYLNIVYLPGAGELTVYCSALLGACLGFLWYNSHPAEVFMGDTGALALGSALGTLAVLLKKELLLPIIGGVFVIEALSVILQVGYFKRTGGKRIFKMAPLHHHFELKGWHESKVVVRFWIIGILLVLVTLSTFKVR, translated from the coding sequence ATGTTCTATCACTTACTTTATCCGCTCAAAACCTACATCTCTGGATTGAACCTGTTCGGTTACATCACTTTTCGTTCGGCATCGGCAGCTATTTTGGCGTTACTGATTAGTTTTTTCATCGGGCCAAGGATCATTCGTGAGCTGAGACGACGGCAAATCGGTGAGAAGATCCGAGCAGATGGCCCTGAGACACACCAGAAGAAAGCTGGAACTCCAACGATGGGCGGCATTATTGTGCTGTTCGCTGTACTGATCCCAACGCTCTGTTTCGCCCGATTGGATAATCTCTATGTCTGGTTGATTCTATTGGCTACTATTTGGATGGGGTTGGTCGGATTTCTGGATGATTATTTGAAAGTGGTCAAGAAGAAGCCGAAAGGATTGATCGGCCGGTATAAGTTGGTCGGACAAGTGACCCTGGGGTTGATTATTGGGTCGATGCTCTACTTTCATCCAGCGTTTGCCATCGAACGCGCTGCTTCAACCGTTCCGTTTTTCAAGAACGTCATGGTCTATTGGGGTATCTTTTATATCCCATTGGTCATTTTTATCTTGACGGGGACTTCAAATGCGGTGAATCTCACGGATGGTTTGGACGGTTTGGCCATTGGGCTGGTGGGGATCTCGGCCATGGCCTGGGCAGCGATCAGCTATATCACCGGGCGAGTGGATTTTAGCAATTATCTCAATATCGTCTATTTGCCAGGTGCTGGGGAGCTTACCGTGTATTGCTCAGCTTTGCTTGGTGCTTGTCTGGGATTCCTCTGGTACAATAGCCATCCTGCCGAGGTGTTCATGGGCGATACTGGTGCGCTAGCGTTAGGCAGCGCCTTGGGCACTTTGGCTGTGCTATTGAAAAAAGAATTGTTGCTGCCGATTATCGGCGGTGTTTTTGTCATTGAGGCGCTCTCGGTGATCTTGCAAGTCGGATACTTCAAACGCACTGGCGGAAAACGAATTTTCAAAATGGCGCCATTGCATCATCACTTCGAATTAAAGGGCTGGCATGAATCGAAGGTGGTGGTTCGATTTTGGATCATCGGCATCCTTCTGGTACTGGTGACCCTCAGCACGTTCAAGGTCAGATAG
- the mraZ gene encoding division/cell wall cluster transcriptional repressor MraZ — protein sequence MPLFIGEFFYTLDDKGRVNIPAKFRKATSENADSTYIIQYGRDKCLYVYPMDVYEKKIIEIIDKLSEADPLHRAYMSMLGSKSIDVTLDKQGRITIPPKFLEYAGIEKDVQIVGAYNRIEIWDPKIRERYIQEIEQSGIDLEEKIASELSQ from the coding sequence ATGCCACTATTTATCGGAGAGTTTTTTTATACGCTAGATGATAAAGGCCGAGTGAATATTCCGGCGAAATTTCGAAAGGCGACATCTGAAAATGCCGATAGCACTTACATTATCCAATATGGCAGGGATAAATGTCTCTATGTTTATCCGATGGATGTTTATGAGAAAAAGATCATTGAAATCATAGATAAGCTCTCAGAGGCGGATCCGTTGCATCGCGCTTATATGTCGATGCTCGGGTCGAAATCGATTGATGTGACATTGGATAAGCAGGGTCGGATCACGATTCCTCCGAAATTTTTAGAATATGCAGGGATCGAGAAGGACGTTCAGATTGTAGGTGCCTACAATCGTATCGAGATATGGGACCCTAAAATTCGAGAGAGATATATTCAGGAGATCGAGCAATCAGGCATTGATCTTGAAGAGAAAATAGCGAGCGAATTAAGTCAGTGA
- a CDS encoding FtsQ-type POTRA domain-containing protein has protein sequence MLKIFKISFSIIFLAVVLMVTLIWFYHNQVFVLQAVKIQGNRFVSKEEIFELAGVEFHQDLVKIKTKAIEDRIRTHGLIEDVSVSRFYPSTLRIKVKERSLVAVIAGSAISAVDANGTILSQFPPEAVYDLPAITGFRFITDSLGSRVPEHPERVYLAISLLKQLRSLDLVIYHELSELHYSDDNGFVLYLRHTNSPVILGTGNFSEKLYYLSKIYYHLMEKNELATAKVIDIRFKDQVVVRNQI, from the coding sequence ATGCTGAAAATCTTCAAAATATCATTCAGCATCATCTTTTTAGCCGTGGTGTTGATGGTCACTTTAATCTGGTTCTATCATAACCAAGTGTTCGTGCTTCAGGCAGTAAAGATCCAAGGTAATCGGTTTGTTAGCAAGGAGGAGATCTTCGAGCTGGCTGGGGTAGAGTTCCATCAGGACTTGGTGAAGATCAAGACTAAAGCGATCGAGGATAGGATTCGTACCCATGGATTGATCGAAGATGTATCGGTCAGCCGCTTTTATCCATCTACGCTTAGAATCAAAGTGAAAGAACGATCGCTGGTGGCCGTAATTGCTGGTTCAGCTATTTCCGCTGTTGATGCGAATGGAACAATCCTGTCGCAGTTTCCTCCAGAGGCTGTGTATGATTTGCCAGCGATCACTGGTTTTCGCTTTATTACCGATTCATTGGGGAGCCGCGTCCCAGAACATCCCGAGCGCGTCTATCTGGCTATTTCACTGTTAAAGCAATTACGGTCGCTAGACCTGGTTATCTACCATGAATTATCGGAATTGCACTATAGTGATGACAACGGGTTTGTGCTTTATTTGAGACATACCAATTCCCCTGTGATTTTAGGTACGGGAAATTTTAGCGAAAAGCTCTATTACTTATCAAAGATATATTATCACTTGATGGAAAAAAACGAACTTGCAACAGCTAAAGTGATTGATATCCGGTTCAAGGATCAAGTGGTGGTGAGAAATCAGATCTAA
- the rsmH gene encoding 16S rRNA (cytosine(1402)-N(4))-methyltransferase RsmH → MIPQEFHTPVLTEAVVAYLIGNPSGIYIDGTVGAGGHSRAILNRLTANGRVIGIDRDDRALEEAGRNLAHYGSQVMLCRGNFAELKGILDSLDIDLVDGILLDLGVSSHQIDTPERGFSYNADGPLDMRMSRDGSLTAAQLINQYSVAELEKIIREYGEERRARAIARAIARYRAQQSIATTRQLTRIIESSVPHSHRIKTLARVFQALRIAVNDELTHLSRFLTSSLSLVRSGGRIVIIAYHSLEDRLVKEFFSEQANPCICPADLPSCVCGKQPTIRLLTRKVVRPSVQEIALNPRSRSAKLRAAEKI, encoded by the coding sequence GTGATTCCGCAGGAATTTCATACCCCAGTATTGACAGAGGCGGTGGTGGCCTACCTGATCGGCAACCCATCGGGCATATACATTGATGGGACGGTCGGAGCTGGGGGACACAGTCGAGCCATTTTGAATCGTTTGACAGCCAACGGGCGGGTGATTGGGATCGACCGGGATGATCGGGCGCTGGAGGAGGCGGGAAGAAATCTTGCGCATTACGGATCGCAAGTGATGTTATGTCGTGGCAATTTTGCGGAGTTGAAAGGAATTTTGGATTCGCTCGATATTGATTTGGTGGATGGGATTTTATTGGATTTGGGAGTTTCCTCGCATCAAATCGATACGCCAGAGCGAGGTTTCAGCTACAATGCTGATGGACCATTGGACATGCGAATGTCTCGCGATGGTTCGTTGACAGCAGCTCAGTTAATCAATCAATATTCGGTTGCGGAGCTGGAAAAGATAATTAGGGAGTACGGCGAGGAGCGCCGGGCTCGTGCGATCGCTCGCGCCATTGCTAGATACCGAGCGCAACAATCGATCGCTACAACGCGCCAATTGACAAGGATCATCGAATCCAGCGTGCCGCACTCCCATCGGATCAAGACCCTAGCCAGAGTTTTTCAGGCGTTGAGGATTGCAGTGAACGATGAATTGACTCATTTATCCCGATTCTTGACCAGCTCACTCAGTCTGGTGCGGTCTGGTGGCCGAATAGTGATCATCGCTTATCATTCGCTAGAGGATCGATTGGTCAAAGAGTTTTTCAGTGAGCAAGCGAATCCCTGTATTTGTCCAGCGGACCTGCCGAGCTGTGTCTGTGGCAAACAACCGACAATTCGTTTGCTTACCCGAAAGGTAGTAAGACCGTCCGTCCAGGAAATTGCGCTCAATCCCAGAAGCCGCAGCGCCAAGTTAAGGGCGGCTGAGAAAATTTAA
- a CDS encoding DUF488 domain-containing protein, whose amino-acid sequence MSDIKKTIYSIGHSTHPIEHFLYLLQRYGIEVIADVRRFPSSKSNPQYQLEQLKCELARSGVEYHWLGDALGGFRNGGYLEYMKSESFLKGIEQLTSIAESKRTAIMCAEKLFFRCHRRFIADHLVLLGWRVIHVLDENKSYPHISSNTIIMQL is encoded by the coding sequence ATGTCGGATATTAAGAAAACAATTTATTCAATTGGACACTCCACTCATCCCATCGAGCATTTCCTTTATTTGCTTCAGCGATATGGCATCGAGGTGATTGCCGATGTCCGACGCTTTCCGTCTTCAAAGTCCAATCCACAATATCAATTGGAGCAATTAAAGTGCGAGCTCGCGCGAAGTGGAGTTGAATATCATTGGTTAGGTGATGCTTTAGGCGGTTTTCGCAATGGAGGCTATCTGGAATACATGAAAAGTGAATCGTTTTTAAAGGGGATCGAGCAATTGACCTCCATTGCTGAATCAAAGCGCACGGCCATCATGTGTGCTGAAAAACTATTTTTCCGATGTCATCGGCGCTTCATTGCAGATCATTTGGTCCTGCTCGGATGGCGCGTCATCCATGTCCTTGATGAAAATAAGAGCTATCCTCATATCTCCTCTAACACCATTATAATGCAATTGTGA
- a CDS encoding GNAT family N-acetyltransferase, whose protein sequence is MNPIPELKTNRLTLRPFTLADAPMVQKLAGEYEVARRTLNIPYPYEDGVAEKWISKHADLFAKMEQVIFAIIHRSGNYLIGAIGLSSISQEHETGEVGYWIGKPYWNQGYCTEALAQVLRYGFEELGLNRIYARHFKSNPASGRVLQKVHMRYEGCQRQQFKKFGQFEDVELYGILRHEFWSR, encoded by the coding sequence ATGAATCCAATTCCTGAATTGAAAACTAACCGTCTCACACTTCGACCTTTCACCCTGGCCGATGCCCCGATGGTCCAAAAATTGGCAGGCGAGTACGAGGTAGCCCGCCGGACACTGAATATTCCTTACCCTTATGAGGATGGTGTTGCAGAAAAGTGGATCAGTAAACACGCGGATCTTTTTGCCAAAATGGAGCAGGTGATTTTTGCCATCATCCATCGTAGTGGAAATTATCTGATCGGCGCCATCGGGCTATCGAGCATTAGTCAAGAGCATGAAACCGGTGAGGTCGGCTATTGGATCGGAAAGCCCTATTGGAATCAGGGCTATTGCACCGAAGCGCTTGCGCAAGTCCTGCGATACGGTTTTGAAGAATTGGGGCTAAATCGGATCTACGCGAGACATTTTAAAAGCAATCCAGCCTCGGGTCGTGTCTTGCAGAAAGTACACATGAGATACGAGGGATGTCAGCGCCAGCAATTTAAAAAGTTCGGCCAGTTCGAAGACGTGGAGCTATACGGTATTTTGCGCCACGAATTTTGGAGTAGATGA
- a CDS encoding lysoplasmalogenase, with translation MSIYYYPFIGALILVVSLLIRAEFAEKIKQIYIFKPTATVLIIIIAGLSLFTPEPHHLSYNSGILVGLIFSLAGDIALMFKSARAFLFGLVFFLITHIIYSIVFTAHSGFVRMDWVTAIVLLVLAILIYIYLYSGLGEMKLPVMCYVLVISFMMHRALSTFSGTFFNANQAWAIALGAGLFYLSDLILAINKFKRPLKYNRLSLACYFSGQLLIALSTGLF, from the coding sequence ATGTCGATCTATTATTACCCATTTATCGGAGCGCTGATCCTTGTAGTGAGCTTGCTTATACGGGCTGAATTTGCCGAGAAAATCAAACAAATCTATATTTTTAAACCCACGGCAACGGTCCTAATAATCATCATTGCCGGGCTGTCTTTGTTCACGCCAGAACCCCACCATTTAAGCTATAATTCTGGAATCCTCGTCGGTCTGATCTTTTCTCTTGCCGGGGATATTGCGTTGATGTTCAAATCTGCTCGGGCATTTTTATTTGGTTTAGTATTCTTCCTCATTACGCATATCATCTATTCCATCGTTTTTACCGCACACAGCGGGTTTGTTCGCATGGATTGGGTCACCGCGATCGTTTTGCTTGTGCTGGCAATCTTGATCTATATCTACCTATATTCTGGCTTAGGAGAGATGAAGCTTCCAGTCATGTGCTATGTTTTGGTCATTAGTTTTATGATGCATCGCGCTCTCTCGACTTTTTCTGGGACTTTTTTCAATGCGAATCAAGCTTGGGCCATTGCTTTAGGGGCTGGACTATTTTACCTGTCTGATTTAATCCTGGCCATCAATAAGTTTAAAAGACCACTCAAGTACAATCGCCTAAGCCTGGCTTGCTATTTTAGTGGCCAATTGCTCATCGCTTTGAGCACAGGCCTGTTTTAA
- a CDS encoding UDP-N-acetylmuramoyl-tripeptide--D-alanyl-D-alanine ligase, with the protein MKGSKMELKFRELLNIEKVRFDFIGEASLLEQAIDSFCIDSRVIESDQTFIAIKGDRHDGHDFIAEVVAKGARAILASRSWYHQRGDQIPQGNYFLVNDTLEALQAIAHYYRQKFPIPIVAVTGSNGKTTTREMIATVLEQKYHVLKNLGNLNNHIGVPLTLLNLAPVHQLGVIEMGTNHPGEIARLAEIACPTAGLITNIGPAHLEFFGSLEGVFEAKTELWRYLEQAGELAFVNVDDPLLAKRLPATKRMVTYGFENPAQISGRFLGLDNEGRAAFAVNRVAIQLKIAGMHNIYNGLAAVAVGLEFGLALEPIKSALEAFSPASKRMEVIRKDGVVIINDCYNSNPESARKALLTLSQMKALGKRIAVLGDMLELGHWARSEHESVGRYVATLGNIQSLLTFGELSLLTAKEAQRQGMKNVFYFNDKSKLIEQLKRMVSDGDVILIKGSRGMAMEQVTAALIAEAGRSLSK; encoded by the coding sequence ATGAAAGGTTCAAAGATGGAATTAAAATTTCGGGAATTGCTCAACATTGAGAAAGTTCGATTCGATTTTATTGGGGAAGCTTCGTTGCTTGAGCAAGCAATTGATAGTTTTTGCATTGATTCCCGAGTTATTGAATCTGACCAAACTTTCATCGCTATTAAAGGGGATCGACATGATGGTCACGATTTCATCGCGGAAGTGGTAGCGAAGGGGGCTCGGGCGATCCTGGCGTCCCGATCTTGGTACCATCAGCGAGGTGATCAAATCCCTCAAGGCAATTATTTTTTGGTGAACGATACGCTGGAGGCGTTGCAGGCGATTGCCCATTATTATCGCCAAAAATTCCCTATACCCATTGTGGCAGTAACTGGCAGCAATGGAAAAACTACCACCAGGGAGATGATTGCGACGGTATTGGAACAGAAGTATCATGTGCTGAAAAACTTAGGAAATCTGAACAACCATATCGGCGTGCCGCTGACGCTATTGAATTTGGCGCCAGTTCACCAACTCGGTGTGATTGAAATGGGGACCAACCATCCCGGTGAGATTGCCCGATTGGCAGAGATCGCTTGTCCGACCGCGGGTTTGATCACCAATATCGGCCCAGCCCATTTAGAGTTCTTCGGATCGCTGGAAGGTGTGTTCGAGGCGAAAACTGAGCTGTGGAGATATTTAGAGCAAGCGGGCGAACTTGCCTTTGTTAACGTGGATGATCCATTATTAGCCAAAAGGCTGCCAGCAACCAAAAGGATGGTCACCTATGGTTTTGAGAACCCGGCGCAGATTTCAGGGCGATTTCTGGGACTCGATAACGAAGGACGAGCGGCATTCGCGGTGAATCGGGTGGCGATTCAGTTGAAAATCGCGGGGATGCATAATATCTATAACGGGCTGGCGGCTGTGGCAGTGGGCTTGGAATTTGGTCTGGCTTTGGAACCGATCAAGTCAGCGCTTGAAGCATTTTCCCCAGCATCGAAACGGATGGAGGTTATTCGCAAGGACGGCGTGGTTATTATCAACGATTGCTATAATTCCAATCCAGAATCCGCTCGCAAGGCGCTGTTGACGCTCTCTCAAATGAAGGCCTTGGGAAAACGGATCGCTGTGCTTGGAGATATGTTGGAACTGGGCCACTGGGCACGATCTGAACACGAGTCTGTTGGCCGATATGTCGCAACGCTGGGCAATATTCAATCCCTACTTACCTTTGGCGAGCTATCTCTGCTCACTGCCAAAGAGGCACAGCGCCAGGGAATGAAAAATGTCTTCTACTTCAATGATAAGTCGAAGCTGATTGAGCAACTAAAGAGGATGGTATCAGACGGAGATGTGATCCTGATTAAAGGATCGCGCGGGATGGCGATGGAGCAGGTGACCGCAGCACTGATAGCTGAAGCGGGACGATCTTTGTCCAAATAA
- the ftsL gene encoding cell division protein FtsL encodes MSGYVKRRRTLVRSIDQVQQELARPTSRWLVLVGILIIALILVGLVWQKVKIAQLIQEIEQLEKQLTYYKETNEKLQGRVLHLSREDRIVSIARTKLNMSYPPYEIVRIPMIKHGSEVNK; translated from the coding sequence ATGTCAGGTTATGTGAAACGTCGTCGCACATTGGTTCGCAGCATTGATCAGGTACAGCAAGAATTGGCACGGCCGACCAGCCGGTGGCTGGTGCTGGTCGGAATCCTGATCATCGCATTGATTCTCGTCGGCTTGGTCTGGCAAAAGGTGAAGATCGCTCAATTGATCCAGGAAATCGAACAATTGGAAAAGCAGCTCACTTATTACAAAGAGACTAACGAGAAGTTGCAGGGCAGGGTATTGCATCTATCTCGGGAGGATCGAATTGTCTCCATTGCTCGCACAAAATTGAACATGAGCTATCCGCCGTATGAGATCGTTCGGATCCCCATGATCAAGCATGGATCCGAAGTGAACAAATGA
- the ftsW gene encoding putative lipid II flippase FtsW — protein sequence MKNGLKYDVLLVIIVLLLAVIGTAAVYSASYFKAREEYGNSHYFLGKQLMRLALGIGLMILFMRTDYHRLQKHAPIILLITFVALIYVLIDGNFYKGSRRSFSIFGFVFQPSELAKYALVIFLSTFLVKKGERIRNFSDGLLPALIIVFAIVFPILVEPDLGSGVIIFIICGVVIFTAGASLYHLAALSFAALSGVAFLITLFPYQKIRLFKFINSVLGRIEPPWQVSQSLISFANGGILGVGLGNSRQKLHFLPQPFTDFIFSIIGEEVGLIGCMLLLTLFLMLMWRGLWIAIHAPDKEGQLLAVGVTASIVIFAFFNAGIALNLLPVTGVTMPFISYGGSSLIMHFMGVGILLNVSWQARSAKVAVKDFSRKNQTISSLSMIKFKRKPIRRRRWAK from the coding sequence TTGAAAAATGGATTAAAATATGATGTGCTGCTGGTGATTATCGTGTTGTTGCTCGCGGTCATTGGGACGGCTGCCGTCTACAGCGCCAGCTACTTCAAAGCCCGCGAGGAATATGGAAACAGTCATTATTTTTTGGGCAAGCAGCTCATGCGCTTAGCGCTGGGCATCGGTCTGATGATTCTTTTCATGCGCACCGATTATCATCGACTTCAGAAGCACGCACCGATCATTTTATTGATCACATTTGTCGCTTTAATTTACGTGTTGATCGATGGGAATTTCTATAAGGGAAGTCGTCGCTCGTTCAGTATTTTTGGATTCGTTTTCCAGCCTTCAGAGCTGGCAAAATATGCACTGGTGATTTTTTTATCAACTTTCTTGGTGAAAAAGGGCGAGCGCATCAGAAATTTTTCGGATGGGCTTCTCCCAGCTCTGATCATTGTGTTCGCGATCGTTTTCCCAATTCTGGTAGAGCCAGACTTAGGCAGTGGAGTGATCATATTTATCATTTGTGGGGTCGTTATCTTTACTGCTGGCGCAAGTCTTTACCATTTGGCAGCATTGTCATTCGCTGCATTGAGCGGGGTAGCATTCTTGATCACGCTTTTTCCATATCAAAAAATTCGATTATTCAAGTTCATCAACTCAGTTTTAGGTCGGATTGAACCGCCCTGGCAAGTGAGCCAGTCTTTAATCTCGTTTGCCAATGGGGGGATTTTGGGAGTGGGCTTGGGCAACAGTCGACAGAAGCTCCACTTCTTGCCGCAACCGTTTACCGATTTCATTTTCTCGATCATCGGTGAGGAGGTCGGTCTGATCGGATGCATGTTGCTATTAACGCTGTTCTTGATGCTCATGTGGCGGGGATTGTGGATTGCGATTCACGCTCCCGATAAAGAGGGGCAATTATTGGCGGTCGGTGTAACTGCTAGTATCGTCATTTTTGCTTTTTTTAATGCTGGGATTGCCCTAAATCTTTTACCGGTCACTGGGGTTACCATGCCATTTATCAGCTATGGCGGCAGCTCTTTAATCATGCATTTTATGGGTGTGGGAATTTTATTAAACGTCTCATGGCAAGCGCGCAGCGCCAAAGTGGCAGTGAAGGATTTTTCGCGTAAGAATCAAACTATTAGCTCCTTGTCGATGATCAAATTCAAAAGAAAGCCCATCCGACGGCGACGGTGGGCTAAATGA
- a CDS encoding penicillin-binding transpeptidase domain-containing protein produces MKTRITADQSSLRRIIALVLVALLFFIVLVMRLIQIQIVERGSYVERARNQYLYAAELKPARGIIFDRKMRYLAINRNSWSIGVDVTKVVDRGLMADHFARIFNRSRQFYLSQLDGKRSFFWLARGINEDMMRQIEALKLPGIRIIKEPRRYYPQSHLAAQLVGFTDIDLKGLSGVELAMNHELQGSHGLAVYQRDALGNTISDPNYPTKKPRKGKNVFLTIDNTYQWIAEEEGQHVVDTFEADAATIIITNPGTGEILAMAMKPDFDPNNAGGASPESWRNRAITDNYEPGSTFKPIVMSAILEEGLKSPEDMVYCENGKYKIYDRVIEDVKPYGWLSVANIIKKSSNIGMAKLAKDLDKSLIYRYVRDFGFGVTTGIELPGESSGELKKTIEWSKFTPIAMSYGYEISVTPIQMAMAFGALANGGFLLKPKIYLGVSEDTRLNSEYVQPEVIRRVISDSTSRTIVRMLEDVVLEGTGRQAFVEGLRIAGKTGTTRKYDPQLRRYTENHFISSFIGFFPAESPQVLVYVMVDNPRKAYFGGEVAAPTFKRILQRIFRVIELEKQFVARPQLVQQDSNGKSIFVPNLLNKLVPVADEIVDKLKLKLVLENPGDIIIAQDPPAGTRVEPGAQIMVRTQDFNENPSEHKTEYTIVPSVIGLSMREALSRLSQRGLRVEIKGTGRVSAQIPEAGRRIRVGARCIIQCSPIVDLAEYSSW; encoded by the coding sequence ATGAAAACGAGAATAACAGCAGATCAAAGCAGCCTAAGACGAATCATCGCGTTGGTGTTGGTGGCGTTACTATTTTTTATCGTCCTGGTGATGCGATTGATACAGATTCAGATAGTGGAGCGAGGTAGCTACGTGGAAAGAGCGCGCAACCAATATTTGTATGCAGCCGAATTAAAACCAGCCCGGGGCATCATCTTTGATCGCAAAATGCGCTATCTTGCTATCAATCGCAATAGCTGGTCGATTGGAGTAGATGTAACCAAAGTTGTCGATCGAGGGTTGATGGCCGATCATTTCGCTCGGATTTTCAATCGAAGCCGGCAATTCTATTTATCGCAATTGGATGGCAAGCGCAGCTTTTTTTGGTTAGCCCGAGGGATCAATGAGGACATGATGCGACAGATCGAGGCGTTGAAATTGCCTGGTATCAGGATCATCAAGGAACCGCGGCGCTACTATCCCCAGAGCCACCTGGCTGCGCAATTGGTAGGTTTCACCGATATCGACCTAAAAGGCCTGAGCGGGGTGGAGCTTGCCATGAATCATGAATTGCAGGGCAGCCATGGCTTGGCCGTCTATCAACGGGATGCGCTGGGAAACACCATATCGGACCCCAACTATCCCACTAAAAAGCCGCGCAAGGGAAAAAACGTGTTCCTTACCATCGACAATACCTACCAGTGGATTGCAGAGGAGGAAGGGCAGCATGTGGTCGACACCTTCGAGGCCGATGCAGCAACGATTATCATCACCAACCCTGGTACCGGCGAGATATTGGCCATGGCGATGAAGCCAGATTTCGATCCCAATAATGCTGGCGGCGCCTCACCCGAGAGTTGGAGAAATCGCGCCATTACCGATAATTATGAACCAGGCTCCACGTTCAAACCGATCGTCATGAGCGCCATTCTGGAGGAAGGCTTAAAATCGCCCGAGGACATGGTTTATTGCGAGAACGGCAAATATAAGATCTATGACCGCGTGATCGAAGATGTGAAGCCCTACGGATGGCTGAGCGTTGCCAATATTATCAAGAAATCAAGCAATATTGGGATGGCAAAGTTAGCCAAAGACTTGGATAAGAGTTTGATCTATCGGTATGTTCGTGATTTCGGATTTGGAGTGACGACTGGCATTGAATTGCCCGGGGAGAGCAGCGGTGAATTGAAAAAGACGATCGAGTGGTCCAAATTTACCCCAATCGCCATGTCATATGGTTACGAGATATCGGTGACGCCGATTCAAATGGCAATGGCGTTTGGAGCGTTGGCCAATGGCGGCTTTTTGTTGAAGCCGAAAATCTATTTGGGAGTTTCTGAAGATACTCGGTTGAACTCGGAATATGTTCAGCCTGAAGTCATTCGTAGGGTGATTTCGGATTCAACCTCGCGGACCATCGTGCGGATGCTCGAAGATGTGGTCTTGGAAGGGACTGGTCGCCAGGCGTTTGTGGAGGGATTGCGAATTGCAGGCAAGACTGGAACAACTCGAAAATATGATCCGCAGCTTCGGCGCTATACAGAGAATCATTTCATCAGTTCATTTATCGGTTTTTTCCCAGCAGAATCACCCCAAGTATTGGTTTATGTCATGGTTGATAATCCGCGCAAGGCATATTTCGGAGGCGAGGTGGCTGCGCCAACGTTCAAACGGATTTTGCAACGCATTTTTCGAGTCATCGAATTAGAAAAGCAATTCGTGGCACGACCTCAATTGGTGCAACAGGATAGCAATGGCAAATCGATTTTTGTGCCGAATTTGCTCAATAAGCTTGTCCCAGTGGCCGATGAAATCGTTGATAAGTTGAAATTGAAACTCGTGCTGGAAAACCCAGGGGACATCATCATCGCTCAGGATCCGCCAGCAGGAACTAGGGTGGAACCCGGGGCGCAGATCATGGTCCGAACGCAGGATTTTAATGAAAACCCTTCAGAGCACAAAACTGAATACACTATTGTACCATCGGTGATCGGGCTGTCAATGCGGGAGGCACTTTCAAGATTATCGCAACGTGGGCTTCGGGTGGAGATTAAAGGCACCGGTAGAGTTTCTGCACAAATTCCAGAAGCTGGCAGAAGGATCCGGGTCGGGGCTCGGTGCATCATTCAATGTTCGCCTATTGTGGACCTTGCAGAATATAGTTCTTGGTGA